From the genome of Pristiophorus japonicus isolate sPriJap1 chromosome 18, sPriJap1.hap1, whole genome shotgun sequence:
GGACATGTATCAGCTCAATTCTTGCTTATGAACATCTGAAGTTATAGTAAGCTTTATGATACCCATGTTTCCATAAATTATACTTGGGTCTGCTCTCCATTCCTCGAACAATATCAGTGAGATATGATTTCATCAGCATTATCCTAATTCCCTGTTTGGTAATGAAATGGCACAACTCATTTAAAAAGACTCCACGAGCTAATTATCATCAGCTTCACCTCTCCTGATTACTTTTTAGGGAATTCTCAGAGTTCGTTCGAATCTGTTTAAATTTGGTTGGTTGTGGGCTAGCCATGGAGCTTAACGATCTCATGAATGGTGTGAGACTTAATGATATATAAGATGATGAAGATTTACTCTGATGGGCTTCGCATCAGTTAACGAAGCCAGATGTCTCCCATTAATATCCATCGATGGTGTGGTTGGTTGCTTCGCTGCAGCTGTCCCTTATCCATTAGTCCTCGGACTGTGAACGTTGAGGGACACAATCGGACAACTGGTTTTGCTCACGCTCTATGATACTGGAATAAACATTGATATCGCAGTAATAAATGCAGTGAAACATCAAGAATATTAGCCCCAAATTATTGAAGGAGCACAATTAGAATGATTCAACTCTTCAGCTGTGCTTATCTGGTGCAAGTTCCCCACTAGATTATCGGCTAAAACCCCCAGATTTCTTTTTTATGAAGCTGTTAAGATTGGATGAACAATAATACGAGAGACACTATATGCCATTCTCAGCCGAGTAATGGGAAAGTATCGCTAGTGAATGTGAGAATgtttcatcatcatgggcagtccctcggaatcgaggaagacttgcttccactttaaaaatgagtccttaggtggctgaatagtccaatacgagagccacagtccctgtcacagataggacagacagtggttgagggaaagggtgggtgggagaattggtttgccgcaccctctttccgctgcctgcgcttgatttctgcattctctcagcgatgagactcgaggtgctcagtgccctcctggatgcacttcctttggccatgaactcccaggtgtcggtgggggtgttgcattttatcagggaggctttgagggtgtccttgaaacatgtcctttgcccacctttggctctatcCATTGGTAAACAGAGTAAAAGCTTGATTGAGCTAATAGTGCCTGGGGATTGGTGGAGAAATGCCTGGGTGTTGTTGCATCAGGAAAGTGTAATGGAATAAAGCTACAGGCCTCTGCTTTTACCTGGCAATGACTGGCCCCGCCCTAAATCCCAGGGGCGGGGTCATTTGATGAATAGGGTTGGGTGCCCATACCTGGCCCTATACAAACTCAGACCAGCTCCCAGCCACTCCAAGGAGAGCAGGATTAAGAGGTAGCAGATAATTTCAGATCTTTCCCCCTTCTGTATTTAGTCCCGCTGGTGAGAGCCATTTGCACTTCTAACTGTGGGATCCACTTCAGACCCAGAATAGGACCAACATCTGCTCTCAGCAGACATTGATCCCACTCTGCCAAGCAAGAGCATGGATGGTGGGATTCCCAGAAGAGCTCAGGACCACCACCCCTTCAAACTGCTGCTGGGACGTGGAGGGCACCAGAagtgcccccgcccccgccccccacctccacccccgccGGATCAGGGACAGAAGTCTGGTGGTTCCAGGTGCTGCCCTGAATTCAGATTCACTCCCCCACCATGACTCCGCCACAATTGCATGCACCTCAGGGATCGGGAGTTCGAGCCTATTGTGCCTAAGCTGCGGGATCCTGTTAGAAAAGGCAGCGTCTGCTGCAATTTAATGTTCACTCATGCGAGCCAGTCAATGTCAGCGCACCAGCGATGTACAGTTAAGTGAAGAATAATGAATAGCGATGCCATGTTGCTGTCAGTGTTTGCTTGTTCTTTACAGACACAATGAAGCGTGTGGAGCTGGTGCTGCTTGCTCTGATATCCCGAGCGGCTGCTGGTACAGGTGTGTGTCGAGGACCCGATGGCCACGATGGCACCCCTGGCATGCAAGGTGCACCAGGCAGGGACGGGAGACCCGGAGAAAACGGCGACACAGGGGATGCAGGTAACACACGGCAATTTTGCTTAACCGCGTACATTGTCCTGATAAATTAgtaacagtttttttttaaaagaacgaGAGGAGGAACAAATGCTAATCCAGGTCCAGAAACTTAAATGAGGCGAATTTATCTCATTAGGAAATTGTAGATGAGTTGGGCTTGAGATGGcccatcactgaatatatttaagagggagatagatagatttctagaaacaaaaggcatcaagaggtatggggagaaagcgggaatatggtgttgagatagaggatcagccatgatcgtattgaatggcggtgcaggctcgaagggccgaatggcctattcctgctcctattttctatgtttctatgcctgagcCAGCAGGATAGGGCCAAGACACATTTTTCAACAGGAGTCCCTCTCCTTAGTTCAAATAAACTCCCGGCACATGAAAGGGGTATTCAGAGGGCTCACCCTGCAGCACTTGTCTGCCGACAGCAAAATCCGCcacgtcaacataagaacataagaaataggagcaggagtaggccatacggcccttcaagcctgctctgccatttaatacgatcatggctgatctgatcatggactcagctccacttctccgcccgctccccataaccccttatccccttatcgtttaagaaatggcTATcccttgtcttaaatttattcaatgtcccagcatccacagctctctgaggcagcaaattccacagattcacaaccctctgagagaagaaagtcctcctcatctcagttttaaatgggcagccccttattctaagatcatgccctctagttctagtctcccccatcagtgaaaacatcctctctgcatccaccttgtcaagtcccctcataatcttacacatttcgaaaagatcacctctcattcttctgaattccaatgagtagaggctcaacctactcaacctttcctcataagtcaaccccctcatccccggaatcaacctagtgaaccttctctgaactgtctccaatgtaagtatatcctttcgtaaatatggaaaccaaaactacatgcagtattccaggtgtggcctcaccaataccttgtataactgtagcaagacttttctgcttttatactccatcccctttgcaataaaggccaaaataccattggccttcctgatcacttgctgtacctgcatactatccttttatgtttcatgcacaagtacccccaggtcctgctgtactgcagcactttgcaatctttctccatttaaataataacttgctctttgattttttttctgccaaagtgcatgacctcacacattatactccatctgccaaaattttgcccactcactaaagtGCTGCAGCTCACCATAGAAAGTAAAGCTGGTGCCAGATGAAGCAGGCTATTAGTTCCCAATGACACAGCAGGCACTTTGGCATCACTGCTCTTTGATGCTGAAGAGTTGGAGGTTCTGCTACAGGAAGAGCACCATTGGATGGCCATATTTGGGACTGAGGCTCACCCTCCAGTAAAAACATAGGCTACATGGAACTTGCTAAACAGGTCAATGCAGGAACACAGATCCTTTACACCCGGCCGCAGACGAGGAAGAGGTTTTCTGAAATCGGAAGGAAGATGAAGGTAAATGTGATTCTGACTTTGCAATACATTTCTTCAAGCATGGCAACTGCCACACTCTGTGGGAGATACCACTTCAAGTGTTCTTCTGGGGCAAATTACAAATAAAGCAACAAAGTCTTTGCTCTTTGTTTCTGGAGAGTAAGGTAATTGATTTCCTTCAGGATTGATTTCATGAGTTTGCCAAAGGCTCGGGGCCTTTTTTAGGCCCATAACAGAACCTCTGCCTTCTCTCAGGCCTAGCAGGGTGGAACTTCCTCGAAAAGCTGGATCTCTCCCAGACACATGCTCTTGACatgaagtcgggggggggggggggggggcggggtggaagtggAAGGTCTGCCCACGGCTTGTCCCAGTGGAACTTAAATGACCTCAGAAAATGGGGCAGATTCCAAGCTGAAATGCATTCTGCCCCTAACACAGCCACAAATCAGGCCTTCCCACAGGATTTTCAGAGCTCCAGTCTTTATTTTgctgtaaataaataaataaatgcaaaCTTTCTGGTTCCAAAACCAGCAAACCTTGGTCTCTCCCTTAGTTTCGGTAAAGCCTCAAATCAATCTGCATTTCTCACTAGATATCTAGCTGCCAGTGGCCAGCGCAAAGGAATGAAACAGCCCACATTTAGTTATGGATTGCACCATTCAGATTGTTTCTATTCTGATGGATCGTAAAGAACAGTGGAAGAAAAAGATGAATAGTGACATTTCTAAGGTGTACTTACTCAGCTTTCACCTCTTCTTATCCTCAGGCATGCTCAGTGGTGTTGTTGGTGAACAGGGAAAGATGGGACCACAGGGAGATCCAGGACAACCGGGATCTCATGGCTCCAGAGGATTTGTTGGTCCATCAGGGTCAGACGGTGAACCTGGACCACCTGGGCCAAGAGGACAGAAGGGAGAATCAGGGGAAGGGGGCGGACTAGCAGGCAAAGAAAGACCAGCCTTCTCTGTTGTCAAAATCACCACGACTGATCCTAGACCTGAAGACCCGATTATATTTGACAAGTTTATCACCAATGAGGGAGATTGTTTTAATATTAGAAATGGAATATTTTATACTTGTAAACCTGGTTGGTATTACTTTACGTACAATATTGTGTCTGAAGGGGGCCTTTGTATAAACATAATGAAAAATGACAGAAAGGAGGCGGGATTCTGTGACGTTGCTGGCCGCCAAAGTAACTGGCTTCAATATCAGATGAATTCAGGTGGGACAGTACTTCAGTTGAGGATGAACGATAGGGTGTGGCTTGAAACTACACCAGGTAACAACCAAATTTTTGGTTCAGAAGATATCAACAGTGTATTTTCTGGCTTTCTCATCTTTCCAGCTGAATAACATTTTGAATGCTTCACTATAGATCCAAAGACCTTCAGTCTATATGATCCGCTCACATAGTCAACAAGGACATGCACCCATCCACCAGCAATTACTCAACCTGCCTTTTCCCCCTCTCTGTTCTGCTGGATTCCACTTTATCCA
Proteins encoded in this window:
- the LOC139228768 gene encoding complement C1q subcomponent subunit A-like, which translates into the protein MKRVELVLLALISRAAAGTGVCRGPDGHDGTPGMQGAPGRDGRPGENGDTGDAGMLSGVVGEQGKMGPQGDPGQPGSHGSRGFVGPSGSDGEPGPPGPRGQKGESGEGGGLAGKERPAFSVVKITTTDPRPEDPIIFDKFITNEGDCFNIRNGIFYTCKPGWYYFTYNIVSEGGLCINIMKNDRKEAGFCDVAGRQSNWLQYQMNSGGTVLQLRMNDRVWLETTPGNNQIFGSEDINSVFSGFLIFPAE